From the genome of Perca flavescens isolate YP-PL-M2 chromosome 12, PFLA_1.0, whole genome shotgun sequence, one region includes:
- the znf830 gene encoding zinc finger protein 830, with the protein MASLKKGKKVVNQEELRRLMREKQRQTTDKKRVESPFAKYNSLGHLSCVLCNVQVKSELLWPAHVLGKQHKEKVAELKGGKSQPVTPQFQPVKRKAPDNEDVNGKKAKPSSDAGQSASSGLPGDFFEKPSEKGASSTQKSAGLSLLAEGYDEDDDEEDAKEAGTTNPPSQEAEAAGLPADFFDSSIPSTPAISHSGSILKADVQEKSTETKENTAEALPEGFFDDPVRDAKVRNVDAPKDHMDKEWDEFQKEIRQVNTKSEAIVAEDDEEGRFERQIEEIDEQIECYKRVEVLRDKRDVAKSKPLPIMEERMEVDASDEEEENEEELLGLLSRDWRAKGALA; encoded by the coding sequence ATGGCATCCTTAAAGAAGGGAAAGAAAGTTGTAAATCAGGAGGAACTACGACGCTTAATGAGGGAAAAACAAAGGCAAACCACAGACAAGAAGCGCGTCGAGTCTCCTTTTGCTAAATACAACAGTCTCGGGCACCTCAGTTGTGTCCTGTGCAATGTGCAGGTGAAGTCTGAACTACTGTGGCCGGCGCATGTTCTTggaaaacaacacaaagaaaaagttGCTGAGCTGAAGGGAGGAAAGAGTCAACCAGTGACACCACAGTTTCAACCAGTAAAGAGGAAAGCACCGGACAACGAGGACGTTAACGGGAAAAAGGCGAAACCCTCGTCGGATGCAGGCCAGTCTGCGTCGTCAGGGCTGCCAGGAGATTTCTTTGAGAAACCCAGCGAAAAGGGAGCCTCCTCTACTCAAAAATCCGCAGGTCTGAGTCTGTTGGCTGAAGGTTATGACGAGGACGATGATGAAGAAGATGCTAAAGAGGCAGGAACCACAAATCCCCCTTCGCAAGAGGCTGAAGCTGCAGGACTACCCGCTGATTTCTTTGACAGCTCCATCCCATCAACTCCTGCCATCTCCCATTCAGGATCCATCCTCAAAGCAGACGTGCAAGAGAAAAGCACAGAAACGAAAGAAAACACAGCCGAGGCACTCCCAGAGGGCTTCTTCGACGATCCTGTGAGAGATGCTAAAGTGCGCAACGTCGACGCACCCAAAGATCACATGGACAAGGAGTGGGACGAGTTTCAAAAGGAGATACGACAGGTAAACACTAAATCAGAGGCCATCGTGGCCGAGGACGACGAGGAGGGCCGCTTTGAACGACAGATTGAGGAAATCGACGAACAAATAGAGTGTTACAAGAGGGTTGAAGTACTGAGAGACAAGCGGGATGTGGCAAAGAGCAAGCCTCTGCCCATTATGGAGGAACGTATGGAGGTAGACGCCAGCGATGAGGAAGAAGAGAATGAAGAGGAGCTGCTGGGGCTTTTGTCCCGGGACTGGAGGGCTAAAGGGGCACTGGCCTAA
- the LOC114564823 gene encoding ankyrin repeat domain-containing protein 13C encodes MTGEKIRTMRKDHNKPNKNEEIMDTYDETSNGTIPNGTSNNFKSNKAFQKSVKTSELQQQQQLNANNINGNASSIGTIVNDNNKNPIILTSEDLEFPVHECVFKGDVRRLSSLIRTHSISQKDVHGNTPLHLAVMMGHKECALLLLAHNAPVKIKNAQGWSPLAEAISYGDRQMITAILRKLKQQSRESVEDKRPKLLKALRELGDFYLELHWDFQSWVPLLSRMLPSDACKIYKQGLNIRLDTTLIDFTDMKCQRGDLSFIFNGEAAPSQSFVVLDNEAKVYQRIHHEESEMETEEEVDILMSSDVYSATLSTKSISFSRSQIGWLFREDKTERVGNFLADFYSVNGLVLESRKRREHLSEEDILRNKAIMESLSKGGSISEQNFEPVRRQSLTAPTSNTISWEEYITAEQGKPPHLGRELVCKESKKNFKATVAMSQDFPLGIESLLNVLEVIAPFKHFNKLREFVQMKLPPGFPVKLDIPVFPTITATVTFQEFRYDEFEESTFFIPAEYKEDPSRFPDL; translated from the exons ATGACAGGTGAGAAGATACGCACCATGCGAAAGGACCacaacaaaccaaacaaaaatgAGGAGATAATGGACACGTACGATGAGACGTCAAATGGGACTATCCCTAACGGTACCAGTAACAATTTCAAATCGAACAAGGCTTTTCAAAAATCAGTCAAAACCTCGGaactgcagcagcaacagcagctcaATGCAAACAACATTAACGGCAATGCATCATCAATTGGCACCATTGTCAATGATAACAACAAGAACCCAATAATCCTGACAAGTGAGGACTTGGAGTTCCCCGTTCATGAGTGCGTGTTCAAGGGAGATGTGCGTCGGCTCTCCTCTCTCATCAGGACCCATAGCATCTCTCAGAAAGATGTGCATG ggaacacaCCTCTTCATCTGGCTGTGATGATGGGCCACAAAG AATGTGCCCTCCTACTTCTGGCCCATAACGCTCCTGTAAAGATAAAGAATGCACAGGGATGGAGCCCTCTAGCAGAAGCCATCAGCTACGGCGACAGGCAAATGA TCACAGCAATACTGCGGAAGTTAAAGCAGCAATCCAGGGAGAGCGTGGAGGATAAAAGGCCAAAATTACTGAAAGCTCTCAGGGAG CTTGGTGACTTTTATCTGGAGCTGCATTGGGACTTTCAGAGCTGGG TGCCTTTGCTGTCCCGGATGCTGCCATCTGATGCTTGTAAAATCTACAAGCAAGGACTTAACATCAG ACTTGACACCACCCTCATAGACTTCACTGATATGAAGTGTCAGCGTGGAGATCTTAGCTTCATTTTCAACGGCGAGGCCGCACCCTCCCAGTCCTTTGTGGTTCTAGACAATGAAGCAAAAGTGTACCAAAGAATACACCACgag GAGTCTGAGATGGAGACTGAAGAAGAGGTGGATATTCTGATGAGCAGTGATGTCTACTCTGCAACTCTGTCCACCAAGTCGATCAGTTTCTCTCGCAGTCAGATTGGCTGGCTGTTCAGAGAGGATAAAACG GAGAGGGTTGGAAACTTCCTGGCTGACTTCTACTCCGTCAACGGTCTGGTGCTCGAGTCACGTAAACGGCGAGAACACCTAAGCGAGGAGGACATCTTGAGGAACAAAGCAATCATGGAGAGCTTGAGTAAAGGAGGCAGCATCAGTGAACAAAATTTTGAG CCTGTGAGACGGCAGTCCCTCACAGCTCCCACATCCAACACAATTTCCTGGGAAGAGTACATCACTGCAGAGCAAGGAAA GCCACCTCATCTTGGGAGAGAGCTTGTGTGTAAGGAAAGCAAGAAGAACTTCAAAGCTACTGTAGCCATGAGCCAGGATTTCCCTCTAGGCATCGAGTC GTTATTGAACGTGTTGGAGGTCATAGCCCCGTTCAAGCACTTCAACAAACTCCGGGAGTTCGTTCAGATGAAACTTCCGCCTGGGTTTCCAGTCAAACTCG ACATCCCCGTCTTCCCCACGATCACAGCAACTGTCACCTTTCAGGAATTCCGCTACGATGAATTCGAAGAGTCTACTTTCTTCATCCCCGCTGAATACAAAGAAGATCCCAGTCGCTTCCCAGACCTCTGa
- the LOC114564890 gene encoding serine/arginine-rich splicing factor 11-like isoform X2 — translation MMPGGGLLPTPNPMSNPMGGNPFGIPNMDAMAAFGFPGHNMNPQAADQLLKFMTDPKMNPLAAGLNMSASLKADASNREIEEAMKRVREAQSLISAAIEPGNKESKKKRSRTRSRSRKRKSRSRSRHRRTRSRSRRPSNSRSRRRSKSPRSRRHTDGKDQIRLSPSRSRDRKKDDSGRRRSKTPPKSYSTARRSRSEDRRRRRSRSPSRSPPKKSPKKRTPSPRRHKKEKKRDKERDRDRKSDKDHSREQRERSTSKKKKSKDKEREREGERKSDGEKGDVKITRDYDEEEQGYDSAKEREDRKDSDDSALSPQSVEGNGTARPVKQAKVNGADDHHEEDMDVSD, via the exons ATGATGCCAGGGGGAGGACTTCTTCCAACGCCAAATCCCATGTCCAATCCT ATGGGAGGGAACCCGTTCGGTATTCCGAACATGGATGCAATGGCTGCGTTTGGATTCCCAGGACACAACATGAATCCCCAG GCTGCTGATCAGCTGTTAAAGTTCATGACCGATCCAAA GATGAATCCTTTGGCTGCAGGCTTAAATATGAGTGCGAGCCTGAAGGCTGACGCATCTAATCGAGAAATCGAAGAGGCCATGAAGAGAGTCAGAGAGGCCCAGTCGCTCATTTCTGCTGCAATTGAACCTGGAA ATAAGGAGAGCAAAAAGAAGCGCTCTCGGACAAGGTCCAGGTCCAGGAAGAGGAAATCCAGATCACGTTCAAGACACAG GCGAACCAGAAGCAGATCAAGGCGACCGTCAAACTCCAGAAGCAGGAGGCGCTCCAAAAGCCCTCGCAGCAGGAGACACACCGACGGCAAAGACCAAATCAGGCTATCTCCAAGCAGATCCAG AGATAGAAAGAAAGACGATTCAGGGAGAAGAAGATCCAAAACACCACCTAAAAGCTACAGCACAGCAAGGAGGTCCCGCAGTGAGGACCG GAGACGCCGGAGAAGTCGAAGCCCCAGCCGATCTCCTCCTAAGAAGTCTCCTAAAAAGAGGACTCCATCTCCTCGAAG acacaagaaagaaaagaaaagggatAAGGAAAGGGACAGGGACCGCAAGAGTGATAAAGATCACAGTCGCGAGCAACGTGAACGCTCCACcagcaagaaaaagaaaagtaaagacaAGGAACGGGAACGGGAGGGCGAGCGGAAATCGGACGGGGAGAAAGGAGATGTCAAG ATCACCAGGGATTACGATGAGGAAGAACAAGGCTATGACAGCGCgaaagagagggaggacagGAAGGATTCTGACGACTCTGCTTTGTCTCCTCAGTCTGTAGAAGGCAACGGCACAGCGCGGCCTGTGAAGCAGGCCAAAGTTAATGGAGCCGACGATCACCATGAGGAGGACATGGATGTCAGCGATTGA